A window of the Candidatus Eisenbacteria bacterium genome harbors these coding sequences:
- a CDS encoding sulfatase yields the protein MWNRLGIAVAGVATVAGIAGAAPPQVGRQYVLDLGRGSTPRVEIGGVERPVVAFGPSGGTQVASGSGPVPARGLLDAPAILPEGWTVDGVEANALILVDGTARNAPAMLVAGSPPHAVTRFLPAEIGKPAQWAIFVVARPRHGAQRRSFGPLAIGAGARLQASVGIPPEACKVAPPAIVRVDVVDHGRGRAVARRRVDAATDCNRWTPIDVPLASSDGRPVRLRFQVRAAERADRERTLAVAIGDPIVASPQTGSPRPNVILISLDTLGAKHLSGYGYPYPTSPHLDAFARRATVFEHAVAHYPTTGASHMSLFTSRVVATHGVRGYLDVLPASIDTVPQAFRRAGYVTAAFTEDGLVSRRLGFARGFHSFHEDPSPVEARQRGAARETFGAAARWIARESDGPFFLFVHTYEVHGPYRPSPGHVAAIRPPELPAPVPDPARLYDAEIHGLDEVVARFLRVLRLAGIAGDTIVVITADHGEAFGEHGHRGHGRCLHEEVMHVPLLVAGPGLPAGQRVPTRVGLVDVAPTLLDLAGLAPMASAEGRSLAPALHGQALAPRPVVAEVRGPLGPNGRKPWPDQRAVWVGDAKVIHDETTGEFWFYDVARDPDENRAALPPLPTFGVMKRSLEAYERLRPPAGGAAPGEALATPDVIERMRALGYVE from the coding sequence ATGTGGAATAGGCTCGGCATCGCCGTCGCGGGTGTCGCGACCGTCGCCGGCATCGCCGGGGCCGCGCCGCCGCAGGTCGGCCGGCAGTACGTCCTCGATCTCGGCCGCGGGTCGACACCTCGGGTCGAGATCGGCGGCGTCGAGCGCCCGGTGGTCGCGTTCGGCCCGTCGGGAGGGACCCAGGTCGCTTCGGGCAGCGGCCCCGTGCCGGCCCGGGGGCTGCTCGACGCCCCCGCGATCCTGCCCGAGGGCTGGACCGTCGACGGCGTCGAGGCGAACGCCCTCATCCTGGTCGACGGGACGGCGCGCAACGCGCCGGCGATGCTGGTCGCCGGCTCTCCGCCGCACGCGGTGACGCGCTTCCTGCCGGCGGAGATCGGCAAGCCCGCCCAGTGGGCGATCTTCGTCGTCGCACGACCGCGGCACGGCGCCCAGCGACGAAGCTTCGGTCCGCTCGCCATCGGCGCCGGCGCCCGCTTGCAGGCGTCCGTGGGGATCCCGCCCGAAGCCTGCAAGGTCGCACCCCCTGCCATCGTTCGTGTGGACGTCGTCGATCATGGTCGAGGGCGGGCCGTCGCCCGCCGGCGCGTCGATGCGGCGACCGACTGCAATCGCTGGACGCCGATCGACGTCCCGCTCGCGTCGAGCGACGGCCGTCCCGTTCGCCTGCGCTTCCAGGTACGCGCCGCGGAGCGCGCCGATCGTGAGCGTACGCTCGCGGTCGCGATCGGCGATCCGATCGTCGCGTCCCCCCAGACGGGCTCGCCGCGCCCGAACGTGATCCTGATCTCGCTCGACACGCTTGGCGCGAAGCACTTGAGCGGGTACGGCTACCCCTACCCGACGAGCCCCCACCTGGACGCGTTCGCGCGCCGCGCGACCGTCTTCGAGCACGCCGTCGCGCACTACCCGACCACGGGGGCGTCGCACATGAGTCTGTTCACGAGTCGCGTCGTCGCGACGCACGGCGTCCGGGGCTATCTCGACGTCCTGCCGGCCAGCATCGACACCGTGCCGCAGGCATTCCGGCGCGCCGGGTACGTCACCGCCGCGTTCACCGAGGACGGCCTTGTGTCGCGGCGACTCGGCTTCGCGCGCGGCTTTCACTCCTTCCACGAGGACCCGAGTCCGGTCGAGGCGCGCCAGCGCGGTGCGGCGCGCGAGACGTTCGGCGCCGCGGCGCGCTGGATCGCACGCGAGTCGGACGGGCCGTTCTTCCTGTTCGTCCACACCTACGAGGTGCACGGCCCCTACCGCCCGTCGCCCGGTCACGTCGCGGCCATCCGGCCGCCGGAGCTGCCCGCGCCGGTGCCGGATCCGGCCCGTCTGTACGACGCGGAGATCCACGGTCTCGACGAGGTCGTCGCCCGCTTCCTGCGCGTCCTGCGGCTGGCGGGCATCGCCGGCGACACGATCGTGGTCATCACCGCCGATCACGGCGAGGCGTTCGGCGAGCATGGACATCGGGGCCACGGCCGCTGCCTGCACGAGGAGGTGATGCACGTGCCGCTGCTCGTCGCAGGGCCCGGCCTCCCCGCCGGCCAGCGTGTACCGACGCGGGTCGGCCTCGTCGACGTCGCACCGACGCTGCTCGACCTCGCGGGTCTGGCGCCGATGGCGTCGGCCGAGGGCCGCTCCCTCGCGCCCGCGCTGCATGGACAGGCACTCGCGCCGCGGCCGGTAGTCGCCGAGGTGCGCGGACCGCTCGGCCCGAACGGCCGCAAGCCGTGGCCCGACCAGCGCGCCGTCTGGGTGGGCGACGCCAAGGTGATCCACGACGAGACGACCGGCGAGTTCTGGTTCTACGACGTCGCGAGGGATCCCGACGAGAATCGCGCCGCCCTCCCGCCCCTCCCCACGTTCGGGGTGATGAAACGGTCGCTCGAGGCCTACGAGCGACTGCGGCCGCCCGCGGGCGGCGCCGCCCCGGGCGAGGCCCTCGCGACGCCCGACGTCATCGAGCGGATGCGCGCCCTCGGCTACGTCGAGTGA